The following nucleotide sequence is from Populus trichocarpa isolate Nisqually-1 chromosome 11, P.trichocarpa_v4.1, whole genome shotgun sequence.
AGCTATGGTAGCAGAAGATATCGAATTCCTCTTCAACGATTTTCAATATTTTCGTTCGAAAGAACCACTAAGGGCTGAATATCTTCCATGATTTTCAGCCATTTTATTGAAAATCTTGTAAGAAGATTCGTTATGGATCAAAATCATAGAGACCAAAAATTGAAAGCAGTACCCAATTAAGGTGATCTTCAACCCAGGATAGTGTCACTGTGTAATCTAAAGCCTAGAGTGTTCCCCGACGAACCAACAAAAGAAGTGAAAGACGACTACTAATAAACagattgaatataaaaaaacacaaatttttaaaaaatgctcaTAACTTTCATCAATAATCAAATGTTAATACGTAGTACAGCAGCAGTTCCTGAAATAAGAGAGGTCTTCAGAGGCCAGAAATGGCCATGTACTAGCTAACTAACTAGCTGCTGCAAAGAATTACAGACAAGACTGCACAGGGTGGCATGCTAATACACATTACAAATGAACAGAACACAGGAAAATAAGCCtcgtaaataaaaaataatactccAGCTGATGAATCATATCTACTTTTGAAttatttcttctcttccttcacGCACTCATCCTTCTCTTTCAACCACAATTCTGCAAACTCACAATTCTTCCATGCCTCAAACCATGGGCCACCACGAGTATAATGTATTGCTTTAGGAAATGTTGTTGTGTCACCTTCCACAACTTTGTTATGACCCTCCAGGAAATTCCACACAAATGGGATGGAACCGATTTCTTCGTCCTCAAGCCACTGAAACCTATGAAGGAAAGCACCGGTTTGGGTATTCACAACCTCAGGTGTCAGAACCTTGTTCTTCGGGTGCCCACAATTGTACAACACCATGGAAGACCAATTCTTCCTTGGATACACGGTTTGCACCGCACCATCCATTTTTGTGGCCTCTTTTGGAGTATAGTCATGTTGCACACACATGATGGCATACTTGTCATCAATCAAATCCCTCAATTCCTTGATGTCAGCTAAGTAGAGGAAATCACAATCAACAAACATTGCCCAACCATCATAGTTAGCCAAATGCGGGGTCAAGAAACGAGTAAAAGAGAACTCTGTGCTCTCAAGCTGGCCTCTCTCGCGCCAATACAAGCCATTCGTTCTAAGATCTGACTGCACAATGGGGGTGATCTCAACAGGGATCGAGGATCGTTTCAAAATAGAATGGTGACAAACCTCATAGGCAATATCTTCACGTGGATCGTAACCCACAAAGATCTTGAAGGGCTTGTCAATTGTAAAGCCTCCATTGGCAGTCACTGGATGTACCTCCCCATTGGTCACGGTCATGGTCATTCTAGCTGGCTCTGAATAGCGAATCAGGATCACAGATCTGtgtaaaacaacaaacaaacaagcaaGCAATTACATTAATTTAGACCAGGCAGGCATATCGGATTTTCTGTTTTATATGCTCAGATTAGTTTTCGAAAAGAATAGTAGTCTGATTTTATTCTGCCATGGCTTCAATTATCAAAAAGGTTGGCCGGATTAGCGATGTAAttaataggtaaaaaaaaaccagaaatcaAATCATAGCAACAAAGATAACCCCAAGAAAAAATCAACGGTGGCAGTCTAAATTAATGAGAAATTCAGTAATAATTTGGAGTTGGAGCTCAGTTTTAATACCCACATTTTGCCAGTCAGAGAATCCAAGGCAAAAACTAATCAagtaatcattttataaaacaaatcaagaagaaCAAACAGTAAGAGATGTGTTTAACCAAATAGATctccagaaaaataaaaacaatatacatTGAGCCAGCCAGCCAAGCAAGAGTTTcgtaaagaaaaaatgaaaaaagggaTCAAATATGGAGAGAGTACCTGGAGTACAGAAGGGCAGATCTTGAAGAAAAGTATAGAGTTGAATTCAATGGTTTTTCTCCctcttgtctttctttctttctatctaTCTATAGAAGGAAAGgctagagagagagggggaaTTGAGCGGAGGATATTAACGGGAGAGAGATTGGTATTTATAGAGCGAGGGTAAAATTAGAAAGTCCTGTCACTCACTCATTATTTTCTGTTCAAAGTCAAATTTTGTAATCAATTCTCCAAACtccaagaatttaaaattaatttttttatatatttttaatttttttaatatattgataaattaaaaataaaaatatattattttcatatatttttataataaaaaatactttaaaaaaatcattatcacaatactaaatattatctaaataaaaagtacaaaattgtaagataacaaataataataataatatatgatttatttttagcaaTTCCAAATTCTGTTGCCGACTTATTCAATCCATAATATTTCCTTATGCCAATGTTTCTGAGGCACACCCGAGCTGAAAGTCCAAGTTAAGGGTCTAGGTAGTACTAGTTTATAAATTCACGGTAAGCGGCGATTTaagttagtattttttttaaatataataaaacatatttaggttataaaaatcatttaatattattattaaatttagacTAGTGAGTCAACTTTAAACCCTTTTAATTCAACTCTTTATCTAgtccaagtttaaaattaaattattcaagGATTCTTTAATATGATAAGTCGACTTAGTCGGTTAAAAAACAACCGggtcaacaaataaaaaaaatattgaggatgagattaataaaaagaaaacatttcgACCCAACTTTATGTCTAGCctgggtttaaaattaaactatgtaACAGTTTCTTTGGCATGACCTAGTCTACTTATCCGATCCAAAAACAACTCACCcgaccaataaaaaaagtttgagaaattaaaaaaaaaaacgatgaaattgaaagaaaaaaactattaactCGACTCCTTATCTAGCtcgtgtttaaaattaaaccgtgtGAAAGTTATCACGACGTGATCCAATTAACTTGATTAGTCTAAAAGTAAGCTagataattgtaaaaaaaaaatatgatgatgaaattgagaaaaaaaataaaattaaaatttaaaaaaatgaaaaaaagagctaaattaaagggggaaaaaagaaaaaagaatctaatttcataaaatttaattgtagAAGAGTCTAACGGaaagaaaagatttaaaaaattttaaacactatgaatttattttttaaaaataaattaatgaatgaGATGAtttcaaatatcttttaaataaatttttttgcatatatGACAAAAACATAAGTgataatatatattgatttatcaGAGACATATTTTTCACTTGGAATAGTCACCGGAATCTTTCCCTCTCACACGCACAAACACGCGGCATACCCCTAGTGGAATACAATCCACTTGCAAGAGGACCACAGGCAGGCAGGAAAAATCGAATGGCAGGGACAGGGATCTCTTCTTGTTCGGTAAAACGAGCCCCCCACTTGCTATCGGCCAAGCTGCTCACATCAGCTTTGTAATTTGAATCCATGGCATTCCAAGTGAGTGATTTCaaggaacaaaattgagttcCTTGCGCACCTTCACTGTTCAAATCAACAGTGAAGATCCATGGGAaacaaattttatgttttcaaattattgttgtttttttttaatttttaaattgttttgatgttaaaaataatttttttaaaataaaaaaaattgttttaaagtatttctggatgaaaagcaaccgctaccacactctcaaacacctaTTCTTATTAAGTATTAAGGTAATAAgttataattctaaaatttaactAGGAGGAAAGTTCTAGTCATAGACCGGAAAGGTCAAATgagattgatttaatttttaaaaaataacaaaaaataatattgttttggtcctttttttaaaaaaaaaaaaacatcaataagtTGAGGACTAGGTCGATTGGGTTTTACCTCGAGTCAACCTATGTTTTTCACCGGGTCAAACTAACTCACTCCTGTTTTTTTAACCCAATCTATTCCATGCTTCACGTTAACCAAGTCTCGGATAAACCTTTCAAATTAGTTCAGATTTTATAACTAGGATCAAAGCCTtgaactttcaattttattcaattttttattttctttattttagagTAAAAATTGCATGATAATGTAATAACTCAATTTTGGATCcccaaaaaaattgttttataaagaatacattttcttttttattcaaaaataaaaaaattccaaaatttaaaatcaaaaaatattttcaaaacacgAGGAGATAACTCATCGAGCTgcaacaaaccaaaataaccagactgtgatatttttatatgatgagCTAAAGAAAGCCTTAACGGAAAGAAAGTGGAGGTTGAAATCCAACttaaccaatattaaaaaaaattaattaaatttaaagatttaatgaaacttttaatgggtttaattggtttaattaaatatttaattgaaaaaaaaaattaagtttaaaagtcaatttaacctaaattataaaaattaattaagtttaaaaatttaatttaacttttaataaattttatcgaGTCAATCAagattctattaaaaaatatcaagtttaaagatttaatttgtaTCAAttctaaaaagttaaaaaatcagAGACAATTAAACTACTTGAAGAGGTTAAATTAGTGAAATCATGGctacataaaaaaacagaggacACCCAAAACAGAGTTCCTCGCGCACCTTATGAACAGTGGAGGTCCATAAaaatctccattttttttcgaGTCTTAAGATAACAAGTCATAGTTATAAAAAGCCAAATCTTTGGGATGTATCTATCTATTTTACTGGGTACAAAAAGGAAAGGACAAGCTCCAGGAGGTACTTGTACTCTCTCCCTTGAATGGAAGATGAGAAAGCAGCAGAGAACAATAAAGGATTGAAGGAAATAAGCATCTTTCTCCATTAGGTGGTGCTTTCATAAGCACATACTATGAACAATCATcagaaccaaaagaaagaaaagggaataaTCACTTTAATACAATAGCAGATGGCAACATTATGCATAGAAACAACACTCTCCACTGCACCAACTTGTTCCTGGTTGACAACAAAACATTGGGACAACCTCCTGTAACTCATTCAACTGAGTTGCTTCCCTTCCTAAGATACTAAAGTACTATGCAAACCTTATAATTGGTGTAGTATAATAGGAGCTCCATGTTGTGGTTGAAGAGTTATGACATTACCAGGAGCATGCGTGTAAGAGGGTGAAAGCTCAAACCAGAAATTTTGTAGAATCATAGTAAGAGCCATCTTTGCTTCAGTCAAGGCAAAGTTTTGGCCTAGACAAAATCTAGGGCCCCAACCAAAAGGGTAAaatgcaatttcatcctttgatgCTTTTGAAACTCCTTCAGAGAATCTCTCTGGTTTGAATTCTTCTGCGTTGTCTCCCCAATACTCAGGATCATAGTGAAGAAACAAGAATGGTAACAGGAGGTCTACCCCAGCTGGAATGGACATTCCTCGAATGCTTGTTTCCTTTAGAGTATGTCGATACAGAAGATTCACAGGTGGATATAGTCTTAGTACCTCGTTTAAGATCATTGAGACctgcaaatttatttagtttcatAAACCAAGGATTTATAATCGTTTCCAAGGAATTGATTGTAACTCACAAAACATGGTAAATTAATGCGTGAACAAAAGAAGTACTTACAATTCTGAGTTGTTTTATACTATCGGTATCAGGTGTTCTCTTCCCACAAATCTGCAAAACTTCTTCTCTTGCTTTCTCTTGCCAGTCTGGATGCATAGATAGAACTACCAATGTCCAAGTGAGTAAGTTTGCTGTGGTCTCTTGGCCTGCAAAGAAGAACAACTTGCATTCCTCGATTACATCTTCAATTTTCATGTCATTATCAGCATCATCTCTGCCCTTTAGAAGCAAGCCTAGCAAGTCAGCATCGCCTAAGTCTCCATTTTGCATGGCCTGCTCCTTCTTATGGATAATATTTCTCAATGCTGCTTTTATCTCTTTGTCTATGCTGTatctcttcttgttctttttagaAGGTATGAATCTATTGGAGAAGCGCAAAGAAATGAAATGTTGTTAACTGGGATTTAATGTATTATCAGACattggttaaaatttttaacaaacacCAAGAGAAGCTTGAATTTGCAAGAGATAAATGGCATTAATATGTACCTCAAACCAGGGAAGTAAATGGAATAAAAAGcttcaaggaccaaagtgacttgatctttttgaagatcaaatattcTCTTTCCCTCTTCATAGCTGCTTCCAAAGGCTGCTCGAGCTATAACATCACTTGCAAGAATATTAAATTCGCTTGCAACATCCAATTCACATGATCCCTGAGGACCTGCTAATTTCTTCCATCGCTGAACCAGATCACAACAGCAGGCTGAAAATGCTGGGATCATCCCCTGTTCACATACCAGCACTAATCAGCATATAGACTCTAATACCATATCAAACGTTGATTCAATTCAAAAGTTAAAAAGCTAGTGATTGAAGGCTAAAGATCTGGAATCCTAAAATCCTTATAAAACATGTATGCAAGTTAAATGGCTATATTAGTTCCCGCAAAGTTTCATTATGATAATCCAAGAATTCTTTCAAGCTTCCATCTCAAGTTTGACTACAGTACACGTTTTGGTGTGTATAGCTGTACCATCTCCTCatcaaagaatcatcttaaTCCATTAATCCAATAGAATACCATGTCATAGAACTACCTCAATCCAACAGCTCAAGCACAGGttccaaaatatgatttatgtaACTCTCTATCACTCCTTCTTGCCATTTGCTTACATTGATGAATGTTTTCTGGATCAGTTTTTGCTTATGCAGCACATTGGTCAATTGATAAAATGTAAAGAAGTCCAAATAGATTCTAAACTTTCAAATGCAAGCTGTAAAAAATTCTTAAGAATGTTTAAACTTGCAATATTCAGGTAGGTGAAGTTACCCTTAATCTCTCAACGTGGAAGGCAGGTGTCATCAACCTTCTGCGTTTGGCCCATTTGTCTCCTTCCAAGGTTGAGACTCCCAGTTGTAATAGACCCACAAGGGCATTTCGCGGTGGCTTTATAATGTGACCACTCGTGTCTGTTAACACCAACCTCACC
It contains:
- the LOC7460814 gene encoding protein CDI — encoded protein: MTMTVTNGEVHPVTANGGFTIDKPFKIFVGYDPREDIAYEVCHHSILKRSSIPVEITPIVQSDLRTNGLYWRERGQLESTEFSFTRFLTPHLANYDGWAMFVDCDFLYLADIKELRDLIDDKYAIMCVQHDYTPKEATKMDGAVQTVYPRKNWSSMVLYNCGHPKNKVLTPEVVNTQTGAFLHRFQWLEDEEIGSIPFVWNFLEGHNKVVEGDTTTFPKAIHYTRGGPWFEAWKNCEFAELWLKEKDECVKEEKK
- the LOC7462323 gene encoding cytochrome P450 CYP72A616; its protein translation is MEDFIFRGFLSSSLLLSLYVVFRVAHTFWLKPKSQEKRLRKQGIRGTSYKILNGDMKEFARSSKEARSRPLALNQEIAPRVFPFFYKMVQIYGKVSLCWMGTRPSLLLADPELVRLVLTDTSGHIIKPPRNALVGLLQLGVSTLEGDKWAKRRRLMTPAFHVERLRGMIPAFSACCCDLVQRWKKLAGPQGSCELDVASEFNILASDVIARAAFGSSYEEGKRIFDLQKDQVTLVLEAFYSIYFPGLRFIPSKKNKKRYSIDKEIKAALRNIIHKKEQAMQNGDLGDADLLGLLLKGRDDADNDMKIEDVIEECKLFFFAGQETTANLLTWTLVVLSMHPDWQEKAREEVLQICGKRTPDTDSIKQLRIVSMILNEVLRLYPPVNLLYRHTLKETSIRGMSIPAGVDLLLPFLFLHYDPEYWGDNAEEFKPERFSEGVSKASKDEIAFYPFGWGPRFCLGQNFALTEAKMALTMILQNFWFELSPSYTHAPGNVITLQPQHGAPIILHQL